The region TCCAATTTGTGCAGCTTTTTTTAATAATTGAATCTCTTCATCACTTTTTATTATTCTTTTTAGTTTTGAAAAGTTTTCTTTTGCTTCAAATTTTATTTTTATATTATTAGTTAATTTTTGATAAAAGCTAAGTTTAAAATCGTTTGGATCAAAAACGATTTTTTTTATTTTTGACTTCTTTAATATCTTTTGTACATCTTTTATAAAATCTGAACTTTCAATAACTACACAATCTTTTGCATACTCTTTAGCTTCAACTGTATATCTTGCATCTGTAATAAAATATTTTATTGAACCTAATTTTAGAAAAACTACATTATCACATGAGAATCCACACTCATAATATACAGCATTTTCATTAAGTAGTATATAGTTTTTCATATTTTTCCTTTTAATTAAACAAAATTTGAATATAATCTTACCCAAAATTTATAAAAGGAAATATAATATGAAAATAGCGGTAATTCAAGGTCCAAATTTAAACATGCTAGGTATTAGAGAGCAACATATTTATGGTCCAATGAGTTTAGAACAAATTCATGATCAAATGAAAGCAAGTGCTGAGCAAAATGGAGTTGAACTAGAATTTTTCCAATCTAACTTAGAGGGTGAAATTGTAGATAGAATTCAAGAATGTTTAGGTACAGTTGATGGAATCTTAATTAATCCAGCAGCATTTTCTCACTCTTCAATTGCTATTAAAGATGCTTTAAGTGCAGTTAATCTTCCAACTGTTGAAGTACATATTTCAAATATTTACAAAAGAGAAGAATATAGACAAAAATCTATCACAGCTGGTGCTTCAACTGGTGTAATTACTGGATTTGGACCATTTGGTTATCATCTAGGTTTAATCTCATTAACTCAAATTGTTTCTGAACTAAAAGCAGTTCAAGCAAAACAAAAAGCTGAAGCAGAAGCTCAAAATAGTTAATAATGAAAATCTTAAAGGCATCGTGGGTTATAACTTGTGATGATAATAGCACTATCATAAAAGATGGTGCTATTGTTTTTGATAAGAAAATTATTGATGTTGCAACAATAGATTTTATAAAAGAGAAATATCCAAATACAAAAATAGAAGAGTTAGGCAAAAATTCAGTTTTGATGCCAGGACTAATCAATTCACATATCCATTTAGAATTCTCATCAAATGCCACAACTTTAAAATATGGTAATTTTATGACATGGTTAAATTCAGTTATAACTTCTAGGGAAAAACTAATACAAAATGCAACAAAAGATTTATTAAAAGAAAAATTAGAAGAGATAAAAAATAGTGGCACGACAACAATAGGTGCTATTTCGTCATACGCTTTTGATTTGGAAAGTTGTTTTGAATCTAATTTAAATA is a window of Halarcobacter sp. DNA encoding:
- the aroQ gene encoding type II 3-dehydroquinate dehydratase, with amino-acid sequence MKIAVIQGPNLNMLGIREQHIYGPMSLEQIHDQMKASAEQNGVELEFFQSNLEGEIVDRIQECLGTVDGILINPAAFSHSSIAIKDALSAVNLPTVEVHISNIYKREEYRQKSITAGASTGVITGFGPFGYHLGLISLTQIVSELKAVQAKQKAEAEAQNS